Proteins co-encoded in one bacterium genomic window:
- the folP gene encoding dihydropteroate synthase: protein MTANTEPATFRLGTVRIGPKDPVRLLAIINVSPESFYPGSVALGRQAVRDRAEQAANEGADILDIGAMSTAPYKETFVTAEQEAERLVEAIEAAREASGLPISADTARASVAAAALTAGATIINDVSGLAGDPEMAELAAKRGAGVILMANEDRVIEGPDAAPPHQVVRTILADAAERARKAGIPKEHIVIDPGIGFFRSQPVPWYDWDMDVLQHLRELNTLGFPQLVSVSRKSFIGHLLGRKQASDRLPGSLAGAIWCANHGVRVIRTHDVQATRDALRLWVMLSQHPA from the coding sequence ATGACCGCCAATACCGAGCCTGCGACGTTTCGACTCGGAACAGTTCGAATCGGGCCCAAGGACCCTGTTCGGCTGCTCGCGATTATCAACGTCAGCCCGGAGTCGTTCTATCCCGGCTCGGTGGCGCTCGGGCGCCAGGCCGTCCGCGATCGCGCCGAGCAGGCTGCGAACGAGGGAGCCGACATTCTCGACATCGGCGCGATGTCGACCGCTCCGTATAAGGAGACCTTCGTAACCGCCGAACAGGAAGCCGAGCGTCTGGTCGAGGCCATTGAAGCAGCCCGTGAGGCTTCTGGCCTGCCAATCTCAGCAGATACGGCAAGGGCGTCGGTGGCCGCAGCGGCACTCACTGCCGGTGCAACGATCATCAACGACGTCTCCGGTTTGGCAGGGGACCCTGAGATGGCGGAACTGGCTGCAAAGCGCGGCGCCGGCGTGATCCTGATGGCGAACGAAGACCGCGTCATCGAGGGACCGGATGCGGCGCCTCCTCACCAGGTTGTCCGAACGATTCTGGCCGACGCTGCCGAGCGCGCACGCAAGGCGGGGATTCCGAAGGAACATATTGTAATCGATCCGGGGATTGGGTTCTTCCGCAGTCAGCCGGTCCCCTGGTACGATTGGGATATGGATGTTCTCCAGCATCTTCGCGAACTCAATACCCTTGGTTTTCCTCAGCTTGTGTCTGTTTCGCGCAAGTCGTTTATTGGCCACCTGTTGGGCCGGAAGCAGGCATCCGATCGTCTGCCAGGGTCGCTCGCTGGGGCGATCTGGTGCGCCAACCACGGAGTGCGCGTCATCCGCACGCATGATGTTCAGGCCACTCGGGACGCGTTGCGCCTGTGGGTGATGCTTTCTCAACATCCGGCATAG
- the dnaB gene encoding replicative DNA helicase — protein MSEPVPAHSSSPRPERQHPHNLDAERAVLGAVLLDNDVLGEISRFLKIEDFYQPGHQIIYTSMLELHNAGKPVELTMLADMLRREGKLDQVGNYVYLANLEQFVLSTSAAPEHARLVQEKSILRRLMSAADTILHESSEERREVLEQIEMAEKLIFEVSQETHSGRFQSVEKLMEDTIGEIMHLYETKQPKAGLPTYFKDLDKLIGGLEPSALAILAARPSIGKTALALNIVRNVAAVGNRPVAMFSLEMGAEQLNMRLLCSEARVPSHRVRKGQIKEREWETLRETASHMMDLPIYIDDTAAISIMQLRSRARRLKAQRPDLALIVVDYLQLMQGPERRGRDMNRQQEVSEISRGLKALAKELNVPVLALSQLSRNIESRSGKEKSARPMLSDLRESGAIEQDADIVMFVHRDRVEVQKDEDGRMPDKSLPIPTELIIGKNRNGPIGTVDVLFLADFTLFVDALRD, from the coding sequence ATGTCCGAACCTGTTCCCGCCCACTCGTCCAGCCCACGCCCCGAGCGCCAGCATCCTCACAATCTGGATGCCGAGCGCGCGGTCCTCGGTGCCGTCTTGCTCGATAACGACGTACTCGGCGAGATCAGTCGCTTTCTGAAGATCGAAGACTTCTACCAGCCCGGTCACCAGATCATCTACACCTCGATGCTGGAGCTGCACAACGCGGGCAAGCCGGTTGAACTGACGATGCTGGCGGACATGCTGCGGCGCGAAGGAAAGCTCGACCAGGTCGGCAATTACGTTTATCTGGCCAACCTCGAGCAGTTTGTCCTCTCGACAAGTGCCGCGCCTGAGCACGCGCGCCTTGTTCAGGAGAAGTCCATCCTGCGCCGTCTGATGAGCGCCGCCGATACGATTCTGCATGAGTCGTCGGAGGAGCGCCGCGAGGTTCTCGAGCAGATCGAGATGGCTGAGAAGCTGATCTTCGAGGTCAGCCAGGAAACACACTCCGGCCGCTTCCAGTCGGTCGAGAAGCTGATGGAAGATACCATCGGCGAGATCATGCACCTGTACGAGACGAAGCAGCCCAAGGCGGGCCTGCCGACCTACTTCAAGGACCTGGATAAACTGATCGGTGGGCTCGAGCCTTCCGCCTTGGCAATTCTTGCTGCCCGTCCCTCCATCGGCAAGACAGCGCTTGCGCTGAACATCGTGCGGAACGTCGCAGCGGTCGGCAATCGACCCGTCGCGATGTTCTCACTCGAAATGGGCGCGGAGCAGTTGAACATGCGCCTTCTCTGCAGCGAAGCCCGCGTGCCCAGCCATCGCGTTCGCAAGGGACAGATCAAGGAGCGCGAATGGGAGACGCTGCGCGAGACGGCGTCTCATATGATGGACCTCCCGATCTACATCGACGATACGGCGGCCATTTCCATCATGCAGTTGCGATCGCGAGCCCGCCGTCTCAAGGCCCAGCGTCCAGATCTGGCGTTGATCGTTGTAGACTATCTGCAGCTCATGCAAGGTCCCGAGCGGCGCGGTCGCGACATGAACCGACAGCAGGAAGTCAGTGAAATCTCGCGCGGACTGAAGGCGCTGGCGAAGGAATTGAACGTCCCGGTTCTGGCGCTCAGTCAGCTTTCCCGAAACATCGAATCTCGAAGCGGCAAGGAGAAGTCGGCCCGCCCGATGCTGAGCGATCTGCGCGAGTCCGGCGCCATCGAGCAGGACGCCGACATCGTCATGTTCGTGCACCGCGATCGCGTCGAAGTGCAGAAGGACGAGGACGGTCGGATGCCCGACAAGTCGCTTCCCATCCCCACCGAACTGATCATCGGCAAGAACCGCAACGGCCCGATCGGAACGGTTGACGTGCTCTTCCTGGCGGACTTCACGCTGTTTGTGGATGCGTTGAGAGACTGA
- a CDS encoding right-handed parallel beta-helix repeat-containing protein, whose amino-acid sequence MTARCFTISAILLLFLASFGWAGETFEYQGRLEEDGQPYSGMARFYFGIYQQNGTDQTFLWTNSGAPNAELPPEQGVPVEVKDGEFLVEIGDVTLSNMNPLPGFLSDEEFPLQMRVWVDVGEGIQQLPSDRPVHVPRAFEEAEGDDIILYVDPITGDDNNTGKAPHRAKKTIQAAVDALPPVIRQTTRIQLADGVYQERVTLRNNVILGDRIYVHIEKNPDSTGEAVLRPAGTEQSEAFVLEGVSVGVNFRGLRFEGFSKSAIRSVFSRMNVVDCEFEGNRYGIKAERNSAPSVVRCRFIGNETSILVSTSSSGYLADCKIKDSTGSGLNVMYGSQLMMRNTTIEGSALHGLQLESSTARLYECNLFNNGNKVYGSGLTCSVGSQAKVTLGHFHGNGEAGVYATRGSYIHLGDGTHSIVDNKIGILVELNSGVEYQRDRVRFQGNGTETDVDSSSSLFAR is encoded by the coding sequence GTGACCGCCAGATGCTTCACTATTTCCGCCATCCTGCTGCTGTTTCTCGCCTCATTCGGCTGGGCTGGAGAGACATTCGAATATCAGGGCCGCCTGGAAGAAGACGGTCAGCCCTATTCAGGGATGGCCCGATTCTACTTCGGTATCTACCAGCAGAATGGAACCGATCAGACGTTCCTGTGGACGAACTCAGGTGCCCCCAACGCCGAGCTGCCCCCCGAACAGGGAGTTCCGGTTGAGGTGAAGGATGGGGAGTTCCTTGTCGAAATTGGCGATGTCACCCTGAGCAATATGAATCCGCTGCCCGGCTTTCTGTCGGATGAGGAATTCCCACTCCAAATGCGTGTCTGGGTAGATGTCGGCGAAGGGATTCAGCAACTTCCGTCGGACCGACCTGTACATGTCCCGCGTGCGTTCGAGGAAGCAGAGGGTGACGATATTATCCTCTACGTAGACCCGATCACGGGGGATGACAATAATACGGGCAAAGCCCCGCATCGCGCAAAGAAGACGATTCAGGCAGCGGTGGATGCGCTCCCTCCGGTCATTCGCCAGACAACGAGAATCCAACTGGCAGATGGAGTCTACCAGGAGCGCGTTACGCTCCGAAACAACGTGATCCTGGGGGATCGAATCTACGTCCATATCGAGAAGAACCCCGATTCGACGGGCGAAGCTGTCTTGCGGCCAGCGGGCACCGAGCAGAGCGAGGCGTTTGTTCTCGAGGGGGTCTCCGTGGGAGTGAATTTCCGAGGACTTCGTTTTGAGGGATTCAGCAAGTCTGCAATCCGATCAGTATTCTCCCGGATGAACGTAGTCGACTGCGAGTTCGAAGGAAACCGGTACGGGATCAAGGCCGAACGGAATAGCGCTCCCTCCGTGGTTCGATGCCGGTTCATTGGAAACGAAACAAGCATCCTGGTATCCACCAGTTCTTCCGGCTACCTTGCTGACTGTAAGATCAAAGACTCGACGGGATCAGGGCTCAACGTCATGTATGGAAGCCAGCTCATGATGCGGAACACAACCATCGAGGGGTCGGCGCTGCACGGGCTCCAGTTAGAGAGCTCTACTGCTCGTCTTTATGAATGCAATCTGTTCAACAACGGGAACAAGGTTTACGGAAGCGGTCTCACGTGCTCGGTGGGCTCACAGGCAAAGGTCACTCTGGGGCACTTCCACGGAAACGGCGAGGCCGGCGTCTACGCGACACGCGGGTCCTATATCCATCTGGGGGATGGAACCCATTCGATCGTCGACAACAAGATTGGGATTCTCGTCGAACTCAACAGCGGCGTTGAGTATCAGAGGGACAGAGTCAGATTCCAGGGCAATGGAACCGAAACGGATGTGGACAGTTCCTCGTCGCTTTTTGCGCGTTGA
- a CDS encoding YkgJ family cysteine cluster protein, giving the protein MEVNPCITCGACCAHFRASFYWREASDETPGGVPVEMTEDLTPVYRVMKGTNQSSPRCIALQGEIGTAVFCSIHPNRANVCRDFPPSFLDGIHNPRCDQARAAHNLPPLTLADWRPAPDDDITPAA; this is encoded by the coding sequence GTGGAAGTCAATCCCTGCATCACCTGCGGCGCGTGCTGCGCCCATTTCAGAGCCTCATTCTATTGGCGAGAGGCCAGCGACGAAACGCCCGGCGGAGTCCCGGTGGAAATGACCGAAGACCTGACGCCAGTCTATCGCGTGATGAAAGGCACCAACCAGTCTTCGCCACGATGCATCGCTTTGCAGGGCGAGATCGGAACGGCGGTGTTCTGCTCGATCCATCCGAATCGGGCCAATGTCTGTCGCGACTTCCCTCCATCCTTCCTGGATGGTATCCACAATCCGCGCTGCGACCAGGCCCGTGCCGCGCACAATCTCCCTCCTCTGACTCTTGCAGACTGGCGCCCCGCCCCGGATGACGACATCACCCCTGCGGCATAG
- a CDS encoding efflux RND transporter periplasmic adaptor subunit has translation MNYPAIRRVLLSALACAILLCLSACNPGPDVTAIAPREGTIRQSFSEPARTRLENLYPISMPVDGRIGRIELEPGDPVRKGDILVEFDRVPLELAVRESTAAVSELEARLNVQEDNSLEKTAMVETQATVDASKEMLKAADEETDAQRARHERAAKQLDRMKALADDQAISQSELDDAELEAETALISYRSEQFKRAAMNALMTAVESGPRYIRDWMSQKELRKIETTHRLEQARARLESAKHTLALAEIRSPIDGVVLQRHQQGDQAFAAGQVLLTLGNMDDLEVIADVLTQDAMKLEPEARVELTASGQKETIKGKVKRIEPAGFTKLSSLGVEQQRVNVIVSLEDASTNLGAGYRLQARFFTGQKDGALIVPRYSVLQAADGSYYVYRIVGGKLAQTTVEVGLRNDLEMEVVKGLSADDRIVETPDASMKDQQSVSVIAN, from the coding sequence ATGAATTACCCTGCGATTCGCCGCGTATTGCTGAGTGCTCTTGCATGCGCCATCCTGCTCTGTCTGTCGGCGTGCAATCCCGGCCCTGACGTCACTGCCATCGCGCCACGGGAAGGGACGATCCGCCAGTCGTTCTCCGAACCAGCACGCACACGCCTGGAAAACCTGTATCCGATCTCGATGCCTGTCGATGGACGCATTGGCAGGATCGAACTGGAGCCCGGCGACCCGGTGCGGAAGGGAGATATTCTCGTCGAGTTCGATCGCGTGCCGCTGGAACTCGCCGTGCGCGAATCCACCGCTGCCGTTTCCGAATTAGAAGCGCGCCTCAATGTGCAGGAAGACAACAGTCTTGAAAAGACCGCAATGGTTGAGACGCAGGCGACCGTCGATGCTTCGAAGGAGATGCTGAAGGCAGCGGATGAGGAAACGGATGCGCAGCGGGCACGCCACGAGCGAGCCGCTAAACAACTGGATCGCATGAAGGCGTTGGCCGATGACCAGGCCATTTCGCAGAGCGAACTTGACGACGCGGAACTCGAAGCCGAGACGGCGCTGATTTCCTATCGCAGCGAGCAGTTCAAGCGCGCCGCGATGAATGCGCTGATGACCGCCGTGGAATCCGGCCCGCGCTACATCCGCGACTGGATGAGCCAGAAGGAACTGCGCAAGATCGAGACGACGCATCGTCTGGAGCAGGCACGCGCAAGGCTTGAGAGCGCGAAGCACACCCTGGCACTCGCCGAGATTCGCTCGCCAATCGATGGAGTCGTTCTGCAGCGCCACCAGCAGGGCGATCAGGCATTCGCGGCCGGACAAGTGCTGCTGACACTCGGCAACATGGACGACCTGGAGGTCATTGCGGATGTGCTGACGCAGGACGCGATGAAACTGGAGCCTGAAGCGAGGGTGGAACTCACGGCATCCGGACAGAAAGAAACGATCAAAGGCAAAGTCAAACGCATCGAGCCGGCGGGCTTTACGAAACTGTCATCGCTCGGCGTCGAGCAGCAGCGCGTGAACGTGATCGTCTCGCTGGAGGATGCTTCGACGAATCTTGGGGCTGGCTATCGCCTGCAGGCACGATTCTTCACGGGACAGAAGGATGGAGCTTTGATCGTGCCGCGCTACAGCGTTCTGCAGGCTGCCGATGGCAGCTACTATGTTTACCGGATTGTCGGAGGAAAACTCGCCCAGACGACCGTGGAGGTTGGGTTGCGAAATGATCTGGAAATGGAAGTCGTGAAGGGCCTCTCGGCGGATGATCGAATTGTCGAGACGCCCGATGCTTCCATGAAGGACCAGCAGTCTGTCAGCGTGATCGCTAATTGA
- a CDS encoding ABC transporter permease, producing the protein MIGILRKKIRRDLFQRKGALITLIAISTIGVAVFIGMTSVWRDLDGARARYYSKYRLTDFVVDMKRAPASSVKALESLPNVREVYGRVAVAARLDLPSVQEPLSGTAISIPEEPRPVLNDLMLKRGTWFSSREAEEVILNDAFASANNLRPGDRLKVLLLDKQHDLLIVGTAMSPEFVYLLPPSGGIAPDPARFGVLYLSEPLLRRAADMEGAYNQVLGKVHDTRDVALDNTLDNISRHLDSFGVLNTIRAIDQPSVRFLADELRGLKVSATIMPSIFLGVAALILNVMLGRMVVQQRSIIGTLRAIGYSRSSVSLHYMAYGLTIGALGGLLGAAGGVLIQAGMLGIYRGFYNLPDMRLHVYSVNICAGVLISIVFAILGTIRGVRYAARLSPAEAMRPAPPERVRPILIERIGPLWRRLPFQTKMMLRDLFRNPFRSLVGILASIIATALILSTLSMVDALDLIVTREFVQVMHQDVTAGLRDPVGREVLEEAQTLPGVVQSEPELGIVCDLSNGPLDKRTSITGILPGARLHTPLDAHDNPVPIPESGLVLTKKLAEILDLKAGDRVRLRPLIGTRQETTAPVVQIVDSYLGLGAYADMRYLSRLIGEEWVSNSLLLKTEHGDGRDGLVRELRRRPAVVGMSSRLRALHQIDATFAASMGAILSILVLFSGAIAFGSVFNAALVALSERHRDIGTFRVLGYMPNQIARIFAGESLALNGVGIALGLLAGVGLAHLMSMAYNTELYRFPTVILPIRFFEGAGLMILFVSLAQLIIFRLVRRLNWLEVLKVKE; encoded by the coding sequence GTGATCGGAATTCTCCGCAAGAAGATCAGGCGCGATCTCTTCCAGCGGAAGGGCGCCTTGATTACGTTGATCGCGATCTCGACGATCGGCGTCGCGGTCTTCATCGGCATGACGTCGGTTTGGCGCGACTTGGACGGTGCACGCGCGCGCTATTACTCCAAGTATCGTTTGACCGACTTCGTCGTGGACATGAAGCGCGCACCGGCCTCGTCAGTGAAAGCCCTCGAAAGCCTGCCGAATGTGCGCGAAGTGTACGGTCGAGTGGCCGTCGCCGCTCGCCTCGATCTTCCGAGCGTGCAGGAACCCCTCTCGGGCACGGCGATTTCTATTCCCGAGGAACCCAGGCCGGTCTTGAACGATCTGATGCTGAAGCGCGGAACGTGGTTCTCGTCGCGTGAAGCAGAGGAAGTCATTCTAAACGATGCGTTTGCCTCTGCAAACAACCTTCGCCCCGGAGATCGCTTGAAGGTTCTGCTCCTCGACAAGCAACACGATCTGCTGATTGTCGGGACCGCCATGTCGCCGGAATTCGTTTACCTGCTTCCGCCCAGTGGGGGCATTGCCCCCGATCCCGCGCGCTTCGGCGTGCTGTACCTTTCGGAGCCCCTCCTGCGCCGTGCAGCGGACATGGAAGGTGCCTACAATCAAGTTCTCGGCAAGGTACATGATACGCGCGACGTTGCGTTGGACAATACACTGGACAACATTTCTCGTCATCTCGATTCATTCGGTGTGCTGAACACGATTCGCGCAATCGACCAGCCATCCGTGCGATTTCTGGCGGATGAATTGAGAGGTCTGAAAGTCTCGGCCACGATCATGCCGAGCATTTTCCTGGGCGTGGCGGCGCTGATTTTGAACGTCATGCTGGGGCGGATGGTCGTGCAGCAGCGTTCAATCATCGGGACGCTTCGGGCCATCGGATACTCGCGATCTAGCGTCTCTCTGCACTACATGGCTTATGGCCTGACGATCGGAGCGCTGGGTGGCTTGCTCGGAGCCGCCGGAGGCGTGTTGATCCAAGCGGGAATGCTGGGGATCTATCGTGGCTTCTATAATCTGCCCGACATGCGGCTGCACGTGTACTCCGTGAATATCTGCGCCGGTGTATTGATCAGCATCGTGTTCGCGATTCTGGGGACCATTCGCGGCGTGCGGTACGCGGCTCGATTGTCGCCTGCGGAGGCAATGCGCCCTGCACCGCCCGAACGCGTGCGGCCGATCCTGATCGAGCGCATTGGGCCGCTCTGGCGGCGTTTGCCGTTCCAGACGAAGATGATGCTGCGCGATCTCTTCCGGAACCCATTCCGAAGTCTTGTCGGAATTCTTGCATCGATTATCGCGACAGCACTCATTCTCTCCACGCTCTCGATGGTCGATGCACTCGACCTCATTGTAACACGTGAGTTTGTGCAGGTCATGCACCAGGATGTCACTGCGGGATTGCGCGATCCCGTCGGACGCGAGGTCCTGGAGGAAGCACAGACCCTGCCCGGCGTCGTTCAATCCGAACCGGAGCTCGGCATCGTCTGTGACCTCTCAAATGGGCCGTTGGACAAGCGCACTTCCATCACCGGGATCTTGCCCGGAGCGCGGCTGCATACGCCGTTGGATGCACACGACAATCCGGTGCCGATCCCGGAATCGGGACTTGTACTGACAAAGAAATTGGCGGAGATCCTTGATTTGAAGGCCGGCGATCGCGTGCGTTTGCGTCCGTTGATTGGAACCCGCCAGGAAACGACTGCGCCCGTCGTGCAGATCGTGGATTCGTATCTCGGGCTTGGGGCATACGCCGATATGCGCTACCTGTCGCGACTGATTGGCGAAGAGTGGGTTTCCAACTCGCTTCTTCTGAAGACCGAGCACGGCGATGGAAGGGATGGACTCGTCCGGGAATTGCGTCGCCGTCCAGCAGTCGTGGGTATGTCCAGTCGCCTGCGTGCGCTGCACCAGATCGACGCCACATTCGCAGCCAGCATGGGAGCGATCCTGTCGATACTCGTGCTCTTCTCGGGAGCAATCGCGTTCGGGAGCGTCTTCAATGCTGCACTGGTTGCCCTCAGCGAACGCCATCGAGACATCGGCACATTCCGCGTCCTTGGGTATATGCCGAATCAGATCGCGCGCATCTTCGCGGGCGAGAGCCTTGCGCTGAACGGTGTCGGGATTGCGCTTGGACTTCTTGCTGGGGTCGGCCTGGCTCACTTGATGAGTATGGCCTATAACACCGAACTCTATCGCTTCCCTACGGTTATCTTGCCGATTCGATTCTTCGAGGGTGCTGGGCTGATGATTCTGTTCGTCAGCCTCGCACAGCTTATCATCTTCCGTCTTGTCCGGCGCTTGAACTGGCTGGAAGTGCTGAAAGTGAAGGAGTAG
- a CDS encoding ABC transporter ATP-binding protein, translating into MSLISVRNASRVYRMGEVDVHALKDASIEIEEGEFLVVVGPSGSGKSTLLNLIGGMDRPTTGTVHFRDQDLTTAVDRDLTLYRRNQIGFVFQFYNLVPTLTAWENVEVAVEIAQEPIDPTEALERVGLKERAGHFPSQMSGGEQQRVAIARALASNPPLLLCDEPTGALDLETSRQVLTLLLRLRNEMGKTVVLITHNNAIAGIADRVAHMRDGGIYSIEKNKNPTAPEDVVW; encoded by the coding sequence ATGTCATTGATATCCGTTCGCAACGCCAGCCGCGTCTATCGCATGGGCGAGGTGGATGTGCATGCCTTGAAGGATGCTTCCATCGAAATCGAGGAGGGCGAATTCCTCGTCGTGGTCGGTCCGAGCGGCTCAGGCAAAAGCACCCTCCTCAATCTCATCGGCGGGATGGACCGCCCGACCACTGGGACTGTGCATTTTCGCGACCAGGATCTGACCACTGCCGTCGACCGCGATCTGACGCTCTATCGGCGAAACCAGATCGGTTTCGTGTTCCAGTTCTACAATCTGGTCCCAACATTGACGGCCTGGGAAAATGTCGAAGTCGCCGTAGAGATTGCCCAGGAACCAATCGATCCGACCGAGGCGCTTGAGCGCGTTGGCTTGAAGGAACGGGCCGGACATTTCCCTTCACAGATGAGCGGTGGCGAGCAGCAGCGTGTTGCGATCGCCCGCGCACTGGCGAGCAATCCGCCATTGCTTCTTTGCGACGAGCCGACCGGTGCCCTTGATTTGGAAACGAGTCGCCAGGTTCTGACGCTGCTTCTTCGCCTGCGCAACGAGATGGGTAAGACGGTAGTCCTGATTACGCACAACAATGCCATCGCGGGAATTGCCGATCGTGTGGCTCACATGCGCGACGGCGGGATTTACTCGATCGAGAAGAACAAGAACCCAACGGCCCCCGAGGACGTCGTCTGGTGA
- a CDS encoding SLC13 family permease → MSVEIAITLGTVVAIFGALTLTRLAPDLILLGGLTVLLALRIVDPQQALTGFANQGMITVGVLFVVAAGMRETGGVWYLVNGLLGRPKSLPAAQVRMMAPVAFFSGFLNNTPIVAMMMPAVMDWAKKLRLPVSKLLIPLSYAAILGGLCTLIGTSTNLVVNGLLIEQTGESLGMFTITKIGLPIAIIGFCFMLLLSRWLLPDRQPPVSALDDPRQYVLEMLVEHGSPVIGKTIEQAGLRHLPNMFLMEIERKGRTIPAVAPVEVLEEGDRLFFVGVVDSVLELQKIPGLKPATNQLFKLSGHSRERILVEAVISHTSPLIGQSVREGRFRTHYNAVVIAVARNGERIRKKIGDIILKPGDTLLLEALPSFMDQRRHSLDFYLVSRVEGYTPPRHERSWLAFGILGAMVLSVTVGFFSMLEASLLAAAAMLLTGCTSMDNARQNIEWSVLLAIAAAFGIGQAIDASGTADLVADFMIKLGGSSPWLTMIAIYVLTAVFTELLTNNAAAVLVFPIAMAAAERLGVSHMPFVMAIIVAASASFITPIGYQTNLMVFGPGGYRFSDFIKIGVPLALGVGALAIVLIPFWWAF, encoded by the coding sequence ATGAGCGTCGAGATTGCCATCACTCTCGGGACAGTCGTCGCCATCTTCGGCGCGTTGACTCTCACACGTCTTGCGCCCGACCTGATCCTGCTTGGCGGCCTGACGGTTCTGCTGGCCTTGCGGATCGTTGATCCCCAGCAGGCCCTGACCGGCTTCGCAAACCAGGGTATGATTACCGTCGGCGTGCTCTTCGTCGTGGCCGCAGGGATGCGCGAAACAGGCGGGGTCTGGTACCTGGTCAATGGGCTCTTGGGTCGGCCGAAGTCGCTCCCTGCTGCACAGGTGCGCATGATGGCACCTGTCGCCTTCTTCAGCGGCTTCTTGAACAACACGCCGATCGTGGCGATGATGATGCCGGCCGTGATGGACTGGGCAAAGAAACTCCGCCTTCCCGTCTCGAAGCTCCTGATTCCGCTCAGCTACGCGGCCATTCTCGGTGGTCTTTGCACGTTGATCGGCACCAGCACAAACCTGGTCGTGAATGGCCTGCTAATCGAGCAAACCGGGGAAAGCCTCGGCATGTTCACGATCACGAAGATCGGCCTGCCCATCGCGATCATCGGCTTCTGCTTCATGTTGCTACTGAGCAGGTGGCTGCTTCCGGACCGCCAGCCCCCGGTCAGCGCTCTGGACGATCCGCGTCAGTACGTTCTCGAGATGCTGGTCGAACACGGCAGTCCCGTGATCGGCAAGACCATCGAGCAGGCCGGACTCCGCCACTTGCCGAATATGTTCCTGATGGAGATCGAACGAAAGGGCCGTACGATCCCGGCGGTTGCTCCTGTCGAAGTCCTGGAAGAGGGCGATCGCCTGTTCTTCGTTGGAGTGGTCGACTCTGTGTTGGAACTTCAGAAGATACCCGGCCTGAAGCCGGCCACGAATCAGCTCTTCAAACTGAGCGGACATTCCCGAGAACGAATCCTCGTCGAAGCAGTGATCTCACACACCTCGCCATTGATCGGCCAGAGTGTCCGCGAAGGGCGCTTCCGCACGCATTACAATGCCGTCGTCATCGCCGTCGCAAGAAACGGCGAGCGCATCCGCAAGAAGATCGGCGACATTATCCTGAAGCCTGGCGACACGCTCCTCCTGGAAGCCCTTCCGTCATTCATGGACCAGCGCCGACACTCTCTCGACTTCTATCTCGTCAGCCGCGTCGAGGGATACACGCCGCCACGACATGAGCGCTCGTGGCTGGCGTTCGGGATTCTTGGCGCAATGGTACTCAGCGTCACCGTTGGCTTCTTCTCGATGCTGGAAGCGAGCCTCCTCGCGGCCGCCGCGATGCTCCTCACTGGCTGCACGTCGATGGATAATGCCCGCCAGAACATTGAATGGTCCGTGCTCCTGGCAATTGCTGCTGCCTTCGGAATAGGCCAGGCGATCGACGCCAGCGGAACGGCCGACCTCGTCGCAGATTTTATGATCAAGCTCGGCGGATCCAGCCCGTGGCTGACGATGATTGCGATCTATGTCCTGACGGCAGTCTTCACGGAGTTGTTGACGAATAACGCGGCTGCCGTGCTCGTCTTCCCAATCGCGATGGCCGCGGCGGAACGTCTCGGCGTCAGCCATATGCCGTTTGTGATGGCGATCATCGTGGCGGCATCGGCCAGCTTCATCACGCCGATCGGCTATCAGACGAACCTGATGGTCTTTGGTCCTGGTGGTTATCGTTTCAGCGATTTCATCAAGATCGGGGTGCCGTTGGCCCTCGGAGTCGGAGCGCTCGCGATCGTCCTGATCCCGTTCTGGTGGGCCTTCTGA